A single region of the Mobula hypostoma unplaced genomic scaffold, sMobHyp1.1 scaffold_110, whole genome shotgun sequence genome encodes:
- the LOC134341821 gene encoding gastrula zinc finger protein xLCGF3.1-like has product MAHQRVHTGERPFTCSDCGKGFSKSCKLKVHQRVHTGERPFTCSDCGKGFTVSSQLLRHQSVHTGEWPFTCSDCGKGFTLSSALKVHQRVHTGERPFTCSDCGKGFIQSSHLKAHQQVHTRERPFTCSDCGKGYTCSFNLKVHQRVHTGERPFTCSDCGKGFKLFAHLLTHQQVHTRERPFTCSDCGKGFTESYQLKVHQRDHTGERPFTCSDCGKGFTQSYQLKVHQRIHSGVRPFTCSDCGEGFTKSSAVLRHQSVHTGVRPFTCTVCGKGFTQSSAVLRHQSVHTGERPFTCSVCGKGFVESSQLKVHQRVHTGERPFTCSDCGKGFTRSSHLLKHQSLHTRE; this is encoded by the coding sequence atggctcaccagcgagttcacaccggggagcggccgttcacctgctcagactgtgggaagggattcagtaaATCAtgtaaactgaaggtacatcagcgagttcacactggagagaggccgtttacctgctcagactgtgggaagggatttactgtGTCATCTCagttactgagacaccagtcagttcacaccggggagtggccattcacttgctcagactgtgggaagggattcactctatCATCTgcactgaaggtacatcagcgagttcacactggggagaggccgttcacctgctcagactgtgggaagggattcattcagtcatctcatctgaaggcacaccagcaagttcacaccagggagagaccattcacctgctcagactgtgggaagggatacaCTTGCTCATTtaatctgaaggtacatcagcgagttcacactggggagaggccattcacctgctcagactgtgggaagggattcaaacTGTTCGCTCACCTACTgacacatcagcaagttcacaccagggagagaccgttcacctgctcagactgtgggaagggattcactgagtcatatcaactgaaggtacatcagcgagatCATACTGGGGAGAGACctttcacctgctcggactgtgggaagggattcactcagtcatatcAACTGAAGGTTCATCAGCGAATTCACAGTGGggtgaggccgttcacctgctcagactgcggggaGGGTTTCACAAAGTCATCTGctgtactgagacaccagtcagttcacactggagtgaggccattcacctgcacagtgtgtgggaagggattcactcagtcatctgctgtattgagacaccagtcagttcacactggggagaggccattcacctgctcagtgtgtgggaagggattcgtagagtcatctcaactgaaggtacatcagcgagttcacactggggagaggccgttcacctgctcagactgtgggaagggattcactcggtcatctcatcTACTGAAACACCAGTCACTTCACACCAGGGAGTGA